One window from the genome of Equus przewalskii isolate Varuska unplaced genomic scaffold, EquPr2 ChrUn-13, whole genome shotgun sequence encodes:
- the DENND2D gene encoding DENN domain-containing protein 2D isoform X1 — protein sequence MDGLGRRLRASLRLKRGHGGPPQDNQGEAVKEPERAQELCLPNFAGGQHFFEYLLVVSLKKKRSGDDYEPTITYQFPKRENLLRGQQEEEERLLGAIPLFCFPDGNEWAPLTEYPRETFSFVLTNVDGSRKIGYCRRLLPAGRGPRLPKVYCIISCIGCFGLFSKILDEVEKRHQISMAVIYPFMQGLREAAFPAPGKTVTLKSFIPDSGTEFISLTRPLDSHLEHVDFSSLLQCLRFEQILQIFASAVLERKIIFLAEGLSTLSQCIHAAAALLYPFSWAHTYIPVVPESLLATVCCPTPFMVGVQMRFRQEVMDSPMEEVLLVNLCEGTFLMSVGDEKDILPPKLQEDILDSLSQGSDLHTSEQINEHVSGPFVQFFVKTVGHYASYIKREANGQGHFQERAFCKALTSKTNRRFVKKFVKTQLFSLFIQEAEKSKNPPAGYFQQKILEYEEQKKQKKSREKTVK from the exons ATGGATGGGCTCGGCCGCCGCCTCCGAGCCAGCCTGAGACTGAAGCGCGGCCATGGGG GACCTCCCCAGGACAATCAGGGGGAAGCTGTAAAGGAGCCGGAAAGAGCCCAGGAGCTCTGTCTACCTAACTTTGCTGGAGGGCAGCACTTCTTTGAATACCTCCTTGTGGTTTCCCTCAAAAAAAAGCGTTCAGGGGATGATTATGAGCCCACGATCACCTACCAGTTTCCCAAG CGGGAGAACCTGCTTCGGGGccaacaggaggaggaggagcggctGCTCGGAGCCATCCCCTTGTTTTGCTTCCCAGATGGGAATGAGTGGGCACCACTCACTGAGTATCCCAG GGAGACCTTCTCCTTCGTCCTGACCAATGTGGATGGGAGCAGGAAGATTGGATACTGCAGGCGCCTCTTG CCCGCCGGCCGCGGCCCTCGCCTCCCCAAGGTGTACTGCATCATCAGCTGCATTGGCTGCTTCGGCTTGTTCTCCAAG ATCCTGGATGAAGTGGAGAAGAGGCATCAGATCTCCATGGCAGTCATCTACCCGTTCATGCAGGGCCTGCGAGAGGCGGCCTTCCCTGCTCCTGGGAAGACTGTCACCCTCAAGAGCTTCATCCCTGACTCGGGCACTGAG TTCATCTCACTGACGCGGCCTCTGGACTCCCACCTAGAACACGTGGATTTTAGTTCTCTGTTGCAGTGTCTCCGTTTCGAGCAGATTCTGCAGATCTTTGCCTCTGCAGtgctggagagaaaaatcatCTTCCTGGCAGAAGGTCTCAG CACCCTGTCTCAGTGCATCCATGCTGCGGCCGCACTGCTCTACCCCTTCAGCTGGGCACACACCTACATTCCTGTTGTCCCTGAGAGCCTTCTGGCCACCGTGTGCTGCCCCACTCCCTTCATGGTTGGAGTACAGATGCGTTTTCGGCAGGAGGTTATGGACAGCCCCATGGAAGAG GTCCTGTTGGTGAACCTTTGTGAAGGAACCTTCTTAATGTCA GTTGGTGATGAAAAAGACATCCTACCACCCAAACTTCAGGAAGACATCTTAGACTCTCTTAGTCAGGGGAGCGACTTACACA CTTCGGAACAAATCAACGAGCATGTTTCAGGCCCTTTTGTGCAGTTCTTTGTCAAGACTGTGGGCCACTATGCTTCCTATATCAAGCGGGAGGCAAATGGGCAAGGCCACTTCCAAGAACGGGCCTTCTGTAAGGCGCTGACCTCCAAGACCAACCGGCGATTCGTGAAGAAGTTCGTGAAGACAcagctcttttctcttttcatccagGAAGCTGAGAAGAGCAAGAACCCTCCCGCAG GTTATTTCCAACAGAAAATACTTGAATATGAggaacagaagaaacagaagaaatcaaGGGAAAAGACTGTGAAATAA
- the DENND2D gene encoding DENN domain-containing protein 2D isoform X3 produces MGRENLLRGQQEEEERLLGAIPLFCFPDGNEWAPLTEYPRETFSFVLTNVDGSRKIGYCRRLLPAGRGPRLPKVYCIISCIGCFGLFSKILDEVEKRHQISMAVIYPFMQGLREAAFPAPGKTVTLKSFIPDSGTEFISLTRPLDSHLEHVDFSSLLQCLRFEQILQIFASAVLERKIIFLAEGLSTLSQCIHAAAALLYPFSWAHTYIPVVPESLLATVCCPTPFMVGVQMRFRQEVMDSPMEEVLLVNLCEGTFLMSVGDEKDILPPKLQEDILDSLSQGSDLHTSEQINEHVSGPFVQFFVKTVGHYASYIKREANGQGHFQERAFCKALTSKTNRRFVKKFVKTQLFSLFIQEAEKSKNPPAGYFQQKILEYEEQKKQKKSREKTVK; encoded by the exons ATGGGG CGGGAGAACCTGCTTCGGGGccaacaggaggaggaggagcggctGCTCGGAGCCATCCCCTTGTTTTGCTTCCCAGATGGGAATGAGTGGGCACCACTCACTGAGTATCCCAG GGAGACCTTCTCCTTCGTCCTGACCAATGTGGATGGGAGCAGGAAGATTGGATACTGCAGGCGCCTCTTG CCCGCCGGCCGCGGCCCTCGCCTCCCCAAGGTGTACTGCATCATCAGCTGCATTGGCTGCTTCGGCTTGTTCTCCAAG ATCCTGGATGAAGTGGAGAAGAGGCATCAGATCTCCATGGCAGTCATCTACCCGTTCATGCAGGGCCTGCGAGAGGCGGCCTTCCCTGCTCCTGGGAAGACTGTCACCCTCAAGAGCTTCATCCCTGACTCGGGCACTGAG TTCATCTCACTGACGCGGCCTCTGGACTCCCACCTAGAACACGTGGATTTTAGTTCTCTGTTGCAGTGTCTCCGTTTCGAGCAGATTCTGCAGATCTTTGCCTCTGCAGtgctggagagaaaaatcatCTTCCTGGCAGAAGGTCTCAG CACCCTGTCTCAGTGCATCCATGCTGCGGCCGCACTGCTCTACCCCTTCAGCTGGGCACACACCTACATTCCTGTTGTCCCTGAGAGCCTTCTGGCCACCGTGTGCTGCCCCACTCCCTTCATGGTTGGAGTACAGATGCGTTTTCGGCAGGAGGTTATGGACAGCCCCATGGAAGAG GTCCTGTTGGTGAACCTTTGTGAAGGAACCTTCTTAATGTCA GTTGGTGATGAAAAAGACATCCTACCACCCAAACTTCAGGAAGACATCTTAGACTCTCTTAGTCAGGGGAGCGACTTACACA CTTCGGAACAAATCAACGAGCATGTTTCAGGCCCTTTTGTGCAGTTCTTTGTCAAGACTGTGGGCCACTATGCTTCCTATATCAAGCGGGAGGCAAATGGGCAAGGCCACTTCCAAGAACGGGCCTTCTGTAAGGCGCTGACCTCCAAGACCAACCGGCGATTCGTGAAGAAGTTCGTGAAGACAcagctcttttctcttttcatccagGAAGCTGAGAAGAGCAAGAACCCTCCCGCAG GTTATTTCCAACAGAAAATACTTGAATATGAggaacagaagaaacagaagaaatcaaGGGAAAAGACTGTGAAATAA
- the DENND2D gene encoding DENN domain-containing protein 2D isoform X2, whose product MPCRSEKMEGQVVGGMFRLFRNRLPRLRAGPPQDNQGEAVKEPERAQELCLPNFAGGQHFFEYLLVVSLKKKRSGDDYEPTITYQFPKRENLLRGQQEEEERLLGAIPLFCFPDGNEWAPLTEYPRETFSFVLTNVDGSRKIGYCRRLLPAGRGPRLPKVYCIISCIGCFGLFSKILDEVEKRHQISMAVIYPFMQGLREAAFPAPGKTVTLKSFIPDSGTEFISLTRPLDSHLEHVDFSSLLQCLRFEQILQIFASAVLERKIIFLAEGLSTLSQCIHAAAALLYPFSWAHTYIPVVPESLLATVCCPTPFMVGVQMRFRQEVMDSPMEEVLLVNLCEGTFLMSVGDEKDILPPKLQEDILDSLSQGSDLHTSEQINEHVSGPFVQFFVKTVGHYASYIKREANGQGHFQERAFCKALTSKTNRRFVKKFVKTQLFSLFIQEAEKSKNPPAGYFQQKILEYEEQKKQKKSREKTVK is encoded by the exons ATGCCCTGCAGGTCCGAGAAGATGGAAGGACAAGTAGTAGGCGGGATGTTCAGGCTCTTCCGCAACCGCCTTCCTCGACTCCGCGCAG GACCTCCCCAGGACAATCAGGGGGAAGCTGTAAAGGAGCCGGAAAGAGCCCAGGAGCTCTGTCTACCTAACTTTGCTGGAGGGCAGCACTTCTTTGAATACCTCCTTGTGGTTTCCCTCAAAAAAAAGCGTTCAGGGGATGATTATGAGCCCACGATCACCTACCAGTTTCCCAAG CGGGAGAACCTGCTTCGGGGccaacaggaggaggaggagcggctGCTCGGAGCCATCCCCTTGTTTTGCTTCCCAGATGGGAATGAGTGGGCACCACTCACTGAGTATCCCAG GGAGACCTTCTCCTTCGTCCTGACCAATGTGGATGGGAGCAGGAAGATTGGATACTGCAGGCGCCTCTTG CCCGCCGGCCGCGGCCCTCGCCTCCCCAAGGTGTACTGCATCATCAGCTGCATTGGCTGCTTCGGCTTGTTCTCCAAG ATCCTGGATGAAGTGGAGAAGAGGCATCAGATCTCCATGGCAGTCATCTACCCGTTCATGCAGGGCCTGCGAGAGGCGGCCTTCCCTGCTCCTGGGAAGACTGTCACCCTCAAGAGCTTCATCCCTGACTCGGGCACTGAG TTCATCTCACTGACGCGGCCTCTGGACTCCCACCTAGAACACGTGGATTTTAGTTCTCTGTTGCAGTGTCTCCGTTTCGAGCAGATTCTGCAGATCTTTGCCTCTGCAGtgctggagagaaaaatcatCTTCCTGGCAGAAGGTCTCAG CACCCTGTCTCAGTGCATCCATGCTGCGGCCGCACTGCTCTACCCCTTCAGCTGGGCACACACCTACATTCCTGTTGTCCCTGAGAGCCTTCTGGCCACCGTGTGCTGCCCCACTCCCTTCATGGTTGGAGTACAGATGCGTTTTCGGCAGGAGGTTATGGACAGCCCCATGGAAGAG GTCCTGTTGGTGAACCTTTGTGAAGGAACCTTCTTAATGTCA GTTGGTGATGAAAAAGACATCCTACCACCCAAACTTCAGGAAGACATCTTAGACTCTCTTAGTCAGGGGAGCGACTTACACA CTTCGGAACAAATCAACGAGCATGTTTCAGGCCCTTTTGTGCAGTTCTTTGTCAAGACTGTGGGCCACTATGCTTCCTATATCAAGCGGGAGGCAAATGGGCAAGGCCACTTCCAAGAACGGGCCTTCTGTAAGGCGCTGACCTCCAAGACCAACCGGCGATTCGTGAAGAAGTTCGTGAAGACAcagctcttttctcttttcatccagGAAGCTGAGAAGAGCAAGAACCCTCCCGCAG GTTATTTCCAACAGAAAATACTTGAATATGAggaacagaagaaacagaagaaatcaaGGGAAAAGACTGTGAAATAA